The Desulfuromonas versatilis genome has a segment encoding these proteins:
- the rrtA gene encoding rhombosortase, translating to MSRRLPAWTLLLVAAASLSYLVPGLAEVLVFDRHAIGQGELWRLLSGHLVHFSASHLLLDLAVVALAGAAIERGPRCAAGALYTGSALAISLALLVLQPQMAFYGGLSGIATAQIAFLAWLGLGAAGPRHWLCLGCLGALALQVIGDFFSGGSWLQLLGDQPFAPAPLAHGAGALSGTILAWRARRQRPARSAADPARCLPEIIQTKPSPDQDTG from the coding sequence TTGAGTCGAAGGCTTCCCGCCTGGACCCTGCTGCTGGTGGCTGCGGCCTCTCTGAGTTACCTGGTGCCGGGCCTGGCCGAGGTCCTGGTGTTCGACCGCCATGCGATCGGCCAAGGCGAGCTCTGGCGGCTGCTTTCCGGGCACCTGGTGCACTTTTCGGCGAGTCACCTGCTGCTGGACCTGGCGGTGGTCGCCCTGGCTGGGGCCGCGATTGAACGGGGCCCACGCTGCGCAGCCGGGGCGTTGTATACCGGCTCCGCCCTGGCGATCAGCCTGGCCCTGCTGGTGCTGCAGCCACAGATGGCCTTTTACGGGGGGCTTTCGGGAATCGCCACGGCGCAGATCGCCTTCCTTGCCTGGCTCGGTCTGGGCGCGGCGGGCCCCAGGCACTGGCTCTGCCTGGGCTGCCTCGGGGCCCTGGCGCTCCAGGTGATCGGGGACTTTTTCAGCGGGGGGTCCTGGCTGCAGCTGCTGGGTGATCAGCCATTTGCACCAGCCCCCCTGGCCCATGGCGCCGGAGCGCTGAGTGGAACAATCCTGGCCTGGCGGGCCAGGCGGCAGAGGCCTGCCCGCTCCGCGGCCGACCCCGCCCGCTGCCTGCCCGAAATCATTCAAACTAAACCGTCGCCGGATCAAGACACTGGCTGA
- the rhlP gene encoding rhombotarget lipoprotein (RhlP (RHombo-target LipoProtein) is a family of predicted lipoproteins that, in general, co-occurs with a form of rhombosortase, and that has an apparent cleavage site for that enzyme, a GlyGly motif, near the C-terminus.), protein MNRRGSRHLLTLLSLAAVLFLATAGCMTRSTHKASSVVQFLYPQKAEPVEVPQVPTLALPLTVGIAFVPSTAAQTGLHLSEKDKLELMKKISAEFTQYPFVKGIEMIPSAYLRPEGSFDNLNQIRTMYGTEVIALLSYDQVQHTDEGLLSLSYWTLVGAYLVRGEKNDTSTMLDAAVYDIPSRKLLFRAPGLSQITGKATPVNLSEQLRLDSRAGFDRAAEDLVVNLREQLVQFQETVRSRPEEVRIVHQPGYRGGGAAGVLLLALAALLGGSRRAGRRGESH, encoded by the coding sequence CACGAAGCACCCACAAGGCGAGCAGCGTGGTGCAGTTTCTCTACCCCCAAAAAGCCGAGCCGGTGGAAGTTCCCCAGGTTCCCACCCTGGCCCTGCCCCTGACGGTGGGTATCGCCTTCGTTCCCTCGACGGCGGCGCAGACCGGCCTGCACCTGAGCGAAAAAGACAAACTGGAGCTGATGAAAAAGATCAGCGCCGAGTTCACCCAGTACCCCTTTGTCAAAGGGATCGAAATGATCCCCTCGGCCTACCTGAGGCCTGAAGGGAGCTTTGACAACCTCAACCAGATCCGCACCATGTACGGCACCGAGGTGATCGCCCTGCTCTCCTACGACCAGGTCCAGCACACCGACGAGGGACTGCTCTCGCTGAGCTACTGGACCCTGGTCGGTGCCTACCTGGTCAGGGGCGAGAAAAACGACACCAGCACCATGCTCGATGCGGCGGTGTACGACATTCCCAGCCGCAAGCTGCTGTTCCGGGCGCCCGGGCTCAGCCAGATCACCGGCAAGGCCACCCCGGTGAACCTCAGCGAGCAGCTGCGCCTCGACTCCAGAGCGGGGTTCGACCGGGCGGCCGAGGACCTGGTGGTCAATCTCAGAGAGCAGCTGGTGCAATTCCAGGAGACAGTCCGCAGCCGCCCCGAAGAGGTCCGCATCGTCCACCAGCCCGGCTACCGGGGCGGAGGGGCCGCCGGGGTGCTGCTGCTGGCTCTGGCGGCGCTGCTCGGGGGCAGCCGCCGGGCCGGCCGCCGGGGAGAATCCCATTGA